Below is a window of Lodderomyces elongisporus chromosome 3, complete sequence DNA.
TACCCGGCTGGTATGTTTCATACAATCGTCTGTGACTGCGTTAAGCTCCGTGACGCTACTGTTGTCGTTGCACGTGACGAATTTCTGGGATGGCCCGAAGCTCAGGTTTTACCAAAGGTTACTGCAGAGGCAGTAGCCgactttatttattcaaacTTTATTGCTCGTGTAGGAACCTTtagtgttttgaaaacCGACAATGGTCGTGAATTTCACAATGAGGTCCTCCAGCAATTGCTCTCAAATTATGGCATTTCTCCATCTTATTCTGTACCGTACCATCCGCAGGGGAATGGGATGATCGAAGCGTCGCACAAACGACTTATCAGATTCATCAAACTGGTTCCAGAGAATAAGAATTTGAGCAAAGTTTTGAATGCTGCATTGTGGGTGGATCGTACTACGGTTCGTAAACGTACGGGATTCACACCACAATACttggtttttggatttgaaggtAATAATCTGCTCCAATCATTGATGCAAACACCATCTGATATACAACAATACACGGAGGACGAACTATTCAAGTTCCGCGTTGGTCAGTTTTATTTCCGTAAACAACAGGAAGACTCTGCTAAGGAAACTCAACGCCGCGATCGGGATCATCAGAAGGAAGTTTTTGACAAACGTTATGACACTAATGTACCGATCAAGAAAGGAGACTTAGTCTTAGTTTACGATGCTGCTACCAACAAGATGGGCTTGAATTGGTCGGGTCCTTTCGTTGTCCGGAAGGTGCTGTCGAGGATTTACTATCTTAGTAACCTCCAAGGCATTCCCATGAAACGTCAGTATACTAGGGAGATGTTGAAACCGTTTGTTGCCGCTCCGCTTAGTACTACAAAATGATTTTCTACTTTGCAGGGGGGGAGGCCACAACGGTTATCATCAATTTGTACAGTTATTTTAcctcaaatcaattttttccgaAATGCAATGAAAATAAGGCCGTATCGCTCATTCAGACTCTGAAGGGGGGGAGGatgtcacagtgcgacacacattggacgctctgtgccctcgtttccgctaagtgaatatttggagaatattgcacgacataggaaacttgaaacttcaaacaagatgagtttatataaataggaacgagaagtggtaaaattaacttatcactattatatagaaatatcggtaaaatatagattttatacggtcaactacattgaacacaaatcactaggtgaacgtgcagagtgtatactctcacgattctccttactagtgactttgtatgagacaatttactctcttaacttatgagcattgagacctttataggtgcgatcattgacaattacacttagttggaatatagcctatcaagtcacgaactcaaaccgctggtatcggtgagctaccagctcaaaccgatgctcagcagtcgtacacttgttacttgtgacagtgctatgcgacaCATGTGAACAGAATGTTAACTTACAAAGATGCTTTTCCTATACAAAAAAGACTTGCTAATAGCTTAGAATTTTCTTAAGAAATTAGCCTCACTGAAACCAAGGACACAACCATACATTATCACCCACCAATCACATATCTCAAGAAACTGATTATACCTtcctaatttttttttatgtatatatttttttttaattctttttttttttgctatttAATTCGATGATTAGTTTGTGTTTGGTTAGTTTGCCGCTaggaagagagaaaaagtacCAAGCCAAAGCCAAAGCCAAACTAAACTAAACCAAGTCACACACGTCACACACACGTCACATCTCtacttcttttattttcggGTCGTTGCGCTAGCCTATCCGCTACGCCCTCGGCCCTCCTCCCCGGAACTACCTcttcttccccccccccccccccaaagAGTATTGTTAGCGCACATTAACTTCCGAACAAAAGTAATACAAAAGTAATACAAAAGTAAAGAGCATCACTCGTtccaagaaaaaaaagaacagaaacagaaacagaaacacttcaaatttaatttctatttttttttgtctctttaaATAGTTTAGTACTTGATGCATAGCAACTGTTTTGTGTCATATATGTCTATTGTGTCTCTCTTCAGTTTGCCGTTTAAGATTTTGTATGCCTTGCCCTGTCCCTTCCCTTTTCCCCCtcctcttctctcttctctcttctctctttatatataaccaaatagaataaaataatataataaaacaaagagcAATAAAGAGCACACAatatgcaaatgcaaatgacTATACAACCCACGGCGTTTTCACGTTTTCATAAACAACACACATACTGCAACACCAATTTCAACTTtaacttcaacttcaactcCTCCATCTCTCTTTAACCAACACATCTAGTTGCTacactctttttctttttttagtCACCACAAGAAGGAACATGCTCTGTACCCCAGACACTTCCCCACACACAACAGATCCTCCTTAATGGTACATATGCTTAAAATGAAATagaacaaagcaaaacaaagcaaagcaaagcatgTAGTGGACTGACACCCAATCTTCCCCTTCccctccccctccccccGCTTCCAACAAAAGACAATACATCACTTTTATTGTTAATTATATTTGCGTACTAACACCACCCGCCAAGTATATAGAAACCAAATCAATTGACCCTGTATAACtaaatcattttttttatttttctttcttttttttctattttagCGGGGCTAGTTGTAAAATTATAAAGGAGATAATGaagcagaaacaaaaagcaacaaaaaaattggggTAAATAGAAAAACGGAAGAGGTCACTAGAGTTGAAGATATGAAATGTAGAATAGCAGAAGCGAAAAAGGGTAGAGACAAAAAAGGTACCATCGTAAATGTAAATAGGTAAAACTAGAAATGGAAAACGTAGGCGAGAATAGAGGAAAAACTAAACACTTGCCTAACAACAGTTTTTATAATAGAAAGCAAATGGGATCAAAACCCAGTatacagaaaaaaagaattagaGAAAGATAAGGAGTGATAGAtaagaaattggaaatttaTTACTCTACATCGCGGTTACGGTCCATTCATTctacacttttttttttttggtaattgATTACCCAATCTAATCAACAATTTTAAATAAAGATTTCATAGATACCAATATCATAACTAGAAAATTTGACGATAATGCAAGTAATTCAATACAATCTGTTATCAGTTGCATAAATCAATCAACTGGCTTCAATAACTTTACCATCTCGCTAAATACATATCCATTCAATAATCAATCAAAAAGGACAATCAATatctttttccaaattggCGCATTTCTAAACCTCGCCTTATCGTCTTCTGCTTCCTGAAGCACTAAATCGTAATCCTTAATTACCCTATCTTGGTTGACATCAATCTCATCAATAGGTTTCCACATTTTCCAATTCCTAGTCCAAAGTTTATGCGCACAATAAACAAAGATAAATACAGGTGCTCCAAGATAATTCtcaaaaaatgaattggCATCTGGCTTATCACTGGGGAACAAACTAGTCCAGAATTGGGcaataagaataagaaaGTTGATTATGGCACCAATATAGGAACCCCAAACACCAGTAGTGGAAACATACTCCAAGGAACTGAGTGGAATATTGTTAAACTTTAATGCTTGTCTAAATCTAATATGACAAATGCAAATAAACATccaacaaagaacaaatgaAATACCGGAGATGGATAATAGCCATGTAAACACTACATCCTCCTTGTCATAAGCAGCAATATAGGCAAAAAACGACGAAATAACCGTCACCAACCATGCAGTTAATGGTCTACCTTCCTTATCCACATACAACAACCACTTGGGTCCCAAACCTTGTTCTGACATTGATTGAATCAAACGCGATGAACTATACATGGCAGCTGTAGCCACCGATGTAACCGAAATTAAGATAACGGCATTGATAATGTGTGGAATAACTTTGACACCATGTATTGCTGCTGCCAATACATAAGGTGAAGCGTGCGATGGAGACTCACCTCCAAGTAACCTATCTGAATTGTATGGCACCAAGAGTCCCACTATGGTTAAAGAGCCAagaaacaatacaataacTTTCCAATAAACAAACTTGGTTGCTGACCTCAACGCCAACTTGGGATGCTTAGTCTCAGCTGCAGAAACACTGATAAACTCAGAGCCACctaatgaaaaagaactaGTAACAAACACTGAGGCCAACCCTTTAAATGTCGTAAATGCACCGGGCTCATGGAAATACTTTGCACCAATATAGCCTTGGGATCCAGCACCAGCATTGATACAGATaccaaaaataacaaatccACAAAGCATCATTACTTTGATCGAGTTCATTGTTGATTCGGCAACCGAGTACACTTTTGCATTGAAAATATTGATCaatacaacaaacaacaagattATAGTTACCCATACACATGGGTTAATGGTTGTTGTCCAGTATTTGATTGTCATTGAAGCAACAACCAACTCCAAACTTATAATACACACCCATTGAATAGCGTATTGCCAGCCCAATGCAAAACCCAAACTCTCATCAATAAACTTGGAGTAATAAGATTGGAACCCACCGGGCAAGCCTGGATATGTTATACTCAATTCAGCCAAGGAGTTCATCATGGGTACAAGCATTGCTAAACCAGTTATTGCATAGGCAATAAGCATACCTGCAGGTCCTGCAGCACGCAACCTACCGCCAGCAGCCACGAGCAAACCAGTGCCCAATCCTGTCGAAGTAGCCATCAAACGTAATTCCGTTACCGACATGACTTTTTTACGATCGCCACCTGCAACAGAGGCGGGTGGTGCACGCTTAAAACCATCACAAAACTTGGCCCATGTTGTAGTTGGTTCTGGAGACCCGGGACTACTTAGTGATTCTGAAGTAATGGAGAAGCGGGTAGgatcttttttctctctgcTAAAGTCATCGACTACAAACAGAGCAGATTTATCTGACATTTTGTATGTAGTATATGTGAGTCTGATTTGGTTgctgtggttgcaaaaagggaggaaactaaaaaaaatttaaaaaaattaaatgcTGAGAAACAAATCTAATTTGGGGAATAATACCAAAACacttttattattttcttctatttgtttttctgtttttttttttttttctttttggctTTGGCAAAAAGTAAATCGTTACTTCACTTTTGCAAATTAGAGTATTCAAGAAAGTGGGAAAAACAGGGTCATATTTAAATGAAATTATTCTGTTTACGTTTTGAAGAATTTAAAATAATAGGAAAAAGGATATCTTCAACATTTTCCATACTATACTGGATTATGCTACTTGCTTTATCGTATccatcctttttttttataatgtatagatatatataaaatcTCTTCCCCACAAATAACAAGATATCCTGCATAGCTCTATTTTTCTTGGATAAATACCTAGCCAAGGCGTGGGCTTAATTTATTTGGTGAgttaagaagaagaaaaagttgaagaggaagaagaagaagtaaagtaaaaaaaagaaaaaaggcaTTGTAAAACAGAATTTCTGGATTACTTTAGAAGCTTGTACTTGTTGCACTTGAAAATAATCACTTGATTGGATGAtaagcagcaacaatacACTCTACAGATGCCAAAAAAGGATATTGAAGGTGATGAAATATTTCTAAAATGGCATTCTTAAGGGCCGCCACCCCCACTCCC
It encodes the following:
- the GNP1_2 gene encoding amino acid transporter, with product MSDKSASFVVDDFSREKKDPTRFSITSESLSSPGSPEPTTTWAKFCDGFKRAPPASVAGGDRKKVMSVTELRLMATSTGLGTGLLVAAGGRLRAAGPAGMLIAYAITGLAMLVPMMNSLAELSITYPGLPGGFQSYYSKFIDESLGFALGWQYAIQWVCIISLELVVASMTIKYWTTTINPCVWVTIILLFVVLINIFNAKVYSVAESTMNSIKVMMLCGFVIFGICINAGAGSQGYIGAKYFHEPGAFTTFKGLASVFVTSSFSLGGSEFISVSAAETKHPKLALRSATKFVYWKVIVLFLGSLTIVGLLVPYNSDRLLGGESPSHASPYVLAAAIHGVKVIPHIINAVILISVTSVATAAMYSSSRLIQSMSEQGLGPKWLLYVDKEGRPLTAWLVTVISSFFAYIAAYDKEDVVFTWLLSISGISFVLCWMFICICHIRFRQALKFNNIPLSSLEYVSTTGVWGSYIGAIINFLILIAQFWTSLFPSDKPDANSFFENYLGAPVFIFVYCAHKLWTRNWKMWKPIDEIDVNQDRVIKDYDLVLQEAEDDKARFRNAPIWKKILIVLFD